The sequence CCCGTGCAAGCTTGTAAAGACCTTTGGGATCTCGGCCTTCACATAACTCAAGAGGCATGTTCAGAAAGACCTGAAAATTTtgcattatgaatttttttaaggcCTCCGTTGTATGTGTAAGGATGCTTGGGATTGGAAAACTAATTCTTGCCTCAATAAAATTATCTTCTGGTAACAGGGCACGACAAGCATCTCGGTCTTTACGGTAAGGAGATATAAGACTAGCAATGCAAATTAACCCACCGTCAGCAAAGAGCTTTGCCACTTCACCTAAATGGACAACAAAGAAGATGCATTAGTAAACAAGTAGTAACTATGCAGTAGATACACCTCATGTCCTGACTGTGGAGCCAATGACATCACTCTAGCATTATGAAAAATTGCTATACCAAGAACCAACTGGCATCAACAAAATGTTTACTGGAACATAGCCTTCATTAGAGAAGGCGAGGCACTCAACTATATATATTATCTGATTATCAAGCATTTCAATTATAGATTTTGGTGTGCTTAAGCAGACTGCATTGGTAACCAAATGAACATAGGGGACTTCCAGGTTCAATATCAATGTACTGTAGCTATATTTGGTCTAGATTATGAAAAGAAAAGCTTTGAATAGGAAAGAAAGAGGATAacagagaaaaaaaatgaatgtgGTGTCTTGTGTGGCTTAACAATCTGACAAAGAGGAACCAGAAGTATCATGTTCGAATAGGAGATGAAATTTCACAACTTCCCCTACTGTTCTCTTCTCTTTTCTAAGTCTTCAGGCATTGATAATTTATAATTCCAAACAAAAAAACTGCATACTTACCGACCCTGCGTATATTTTCAGTTCGATGTTCTGGTGAGAAACCCAAATTCTTGTTTAGGCCATGCCTAAGGTTGTCCCCATCAAGAACATAGGAGAGTTTACCACGGGAATGTAACTGTCTGCCGAGCGAACATGCAAGTGTGCTTTTTCCTATGCCACAAAGTCAACAAAAAGATATTTACAAGCAACAAAAACTTTACAATTCAATCACAGCCTGTGATAGCTGAGATGCTGTTAACAATCTAAAGAATGGTTTATCTACTTTTTACAGTGATTCGGCATTTTTGTAAATCAAGCGAGCATAAAGACAACATGTAATGCATGTTTGTTATATTTCTGGTGCCTGTGGAAAATATTTGCTGGCAACATGTGATACATTTTTGGTTATTTAACTATAATTGatgaataaacatttaaaattttaaagaaaatgtcATATCTTGAGTTAGAATATGATATAGTGATAAAAATTGTTCTTAGGAGTGCTTAAAAGTTGaattataataacaataatgattaaatatggGAATCTTGGAGTCGAATGAAAATAtagttttcattcaaaatttttgaaacgATATGGGTTATGTTAGTTTGTGTTTCCtggaaattaaattattattcctGAAAAGCATGAACAAATATTGCCAATATATTTCTATATAACAATAAAAAGGGAGTGCCAGTAAAGGAATGATTCAAATCATTTGAAAGATATTAACAAGGACAATTCAATGGCACAAATGAAGTTTAATAGAACACAATACTAGTGTGTTGAACAGGACATTATACTCGAAGCatatataaacaaaacaaaaccaaaatGAACTGGATGAAACTAAAAGAAAGACCTTGTAAATTAAAAACCACATACAAACATTAACCTGATCCACTGAGACCAGTGATCCATACAACACACCCCTGTTGATTAAGCAGTTTTTCCCTATCGAGCTTCGAGATAGGACATTCGTGCCAAAAGATGTTAGTTGAATTTCCCACAGAagacattaaaataaaatactcttCTTTTTCCTGCAAACAGAAGAGAGACTTTCAGATTATGAATTTCAACGTGTTTGGAAGATTTCGACTAAGATTAGTTTCAAATTCATCCCTTCTTGATCCAAACTAATTTATTAGCAATTAAATGCACTGGTTTAAAATCCAAGTTTGAAATACTTGTCCAAATCAGATCCTTCCATGGAAATCATGTTCATCAATCCAACTGCAGCCTAAATCTGCCCAAAAACATTTCTCCATTCAATTTCTATGTTGAATCGTGGCTCTACTCATGGCATACACTGCAGCGCTTGGTAAACAAGAAGGTACAATTTCGGCCCAAATGAGTTAGCATATGAAAGACGGAAGCGAGAAAGTGCCCGCATTTATTTCGAGaacaaaatacataaaataggTGAGAGAGAATGAAGGAAAACAATGGCGGAATCTTATGTACCTGTAAGCGCGGGGAAGAAGGGGATCGGAAAAGAGGCGACTCCTTGCAGCGGTGGAACTGATTGAATCTAGACGCAATTTGGGCAATGGAGGAAAGGTGGCGGAGGCCACTATGTCCCTCTCTATATTCCCGCGTGGTtcgtataaatatttatttcattcaaaattagaaaatttaagtttaggatttttctttttttctttttttggattttgatatttattcatcaaaatcaaaagagatatacatatacatacatacagtGCCCTAACCCGTAGGTCGCATATCACGCGACTCATGCCACGAATGGCGCTTTAGTTACAGTGTACGATCGATCAATTATGCAGGCCTACGGGTACTTCGTGCTGGGCCGCACCTCCCAGAGCCGGAGCCGACCTCAATTCACTGCGTCCGCCGCCGCCAACGGACAGCGGAATCACTATGCCGTGCTGGGGGTCTCGCCAAACGCTTCCACCAGCGATATTAAGAGAGCCTATCGTCTCCTCGCTCTCAAggtatttcatgtttcagatttCATCCAATTCCAGCTAAAGAATCGTACTTTTCGAAGGTAGTGTAGCATACATACCATCCACAAGAACTACTGTTCCCGGGGATTAAGTAATTAGCACTTAGTGTATCAGCAAAATGGAAATCTGTTAATCTACCTTCTAATGGACTTATGTAGACTTCATCATATACTGCACCTAGCTACTTTATTTCATTAGGGAAACCCACCCTTTTTGTATTCAAGAAATGTAGTTTGGAATTTTCCATTGATAACTTAAGGCAGCATTTGATAATTATCTTGAAGTTTTGTATTTTTCCCCTGAAAAAGCTTCCAGGTATTTTTTCCAAACAACATATTCTTTCACATGTtaacctaaaattttaaaatttaaatgcgGGTATGGAAAAGGAACGCTAAAATCCGTAAAAGTTACAAATGACAGGGTGCGGTCAGAAATCATTGCCATAATTTAAGTTGTCAAATTCATGTAACTTTCTAATCAGTTCGGAGCATTTAACCATGAGGGACAAAAGATAATGCTTTAAGCCTTTTACATTTTAAGCAACCAACAATTTCCAATTCATTGAGAAACCTTCCACACGCTCCTTGCTTGTGGCTAACCAACCAAATTTGTAAAATTATGAGGATTCCTAACAAAGCGGAAAGGGATGGCAATTTTCCCCGCGTCCTTGCTTGTGGCTAACCAACCAAATTTGTAAGATTATGAGGATTCCAAACAAAGCGGATAGGGATGACTATTTTCCTCGTGGGAAAATCCCGAAACAGGACGGGTTTGGGGGCgtgttttcgggttcgggtattgTGCTTCTAGATCCAACTAGAATGACATTAATGGAGAAGAGAGTAATACGATGATGATgaagtttattttttatgtttattaaacGATGGATTATTAATAGTATATATCATGTGTATTGTTtaagtaatattattatttatatatattattggatttttgtatcaataatttttcaagaaaattgaagaaatttttGGCTTAACTCAATGGGTATTTGAAGCGGGGACGAAAACGGGGATGAGGATTCCCCGAGTAGATAGAACTGGGGATGGAGGCGGGGATGGCCGATCCCGCCCCGCTCCGCCCGCCTCCATTGTCATCCCTAGTCAAAGCACAATGCGCCACCCTGAATTTCAGCACTTCCTAAATCTTGTCTACCGAGTGAGACGAGTCGTTGAAAATTCTGTTATTTCTCTCGAGTCATAACGTCCAAAATTGTGTCATCTATCTATCTCAGATGTGGTTAGGGATTGGAAGTTCGTCACGTATTGACCTAATTGTTGTATTTTCTATTATTTCACGGAAAACTCATCCGCTAAGTATTGTAATGGTctattttgattaaataaaatatatgtttcctatccaaaaaaaaaaagcacaatGCTTGATtctcttcttttattttaatgtttagtGGCATTGATTGTCTTAAATAATGAAATGCCAACCTTATTTGgcggaaaatattattttgcaaGCCTCTGAAGTAATGACATGTGACTCACCTCACTGGGATGCTTTCCTCCTTTTAATGGTTTGAAGTACTTGTTTAACACCTAACCTAAGAACGCCATAGTGCTGCGATGATTGGAACTTCTAATCACGCCATCATTGGTCACAATTCATTTTCATGGATGTAACCTATTCAACATATCCATGACTGACACTAGTCTCATCATTAATAAGCACATCCTTGGTCGCTTTATGGTCATAACACATTAATCCTCAATGTCAGCGTGAATCTATCTAGCTCTAACAATCTCTCTCACTTTATTGGCATGTGTCACCCATATAATAAGGGCTATTAGGAGGCTTCCATGTGCAAAATTCAAAACTATTTCTCTAGGCCCACTCCTCCCACCCAAAAAGAAAACCGTAACGTATATGGTTTAATTACCTTTTTAACCCTCCCACACGGTAATTTTCATGACAAACACGTGATTAATTTGAACTCAAGTCCGTATGCTATATGATATGCGTGCATGTGGTTTTGTGacccttttatttttaaaaaaaatgtctgTATTTTAGAAGATCAAATTATCTCTTTGATCCAGCTGCTCTTAATTTGTTATTGCAGTATCACCCTGATGTTAACAAGGAAGTAGGAGCAAACGAGGCTTTCAAGAGTATCCGCCTTGCATATGATGTGAGAAATCTTTTTTATTCTCTGTCTTTTCAGTGATACATTACCTATAATAAGGAGATAGTGAAATGAGGAAATAGGAATGATCTTTGCCCATGATGATCAACGTCTATGAGATAAGTGTCATTCTCATTTGaataaaatttgtatttatttcTCTTATTTTAGTATAGGGTGATAAAAATGGTATTATAAGTTTACATGACATTTGATTTCAAAggtcatatttatttttgttacaGTTCATATTTTCTCATGACCACGTTTTACTTCTGTGTGTGATCTAAATAGTTTCGGGATGAAATTGGCCATAAGATGTGTAGGCAAATATTTTACTCCCAAGTCCCACCCTGGAATTTGATAGTAGTTTAACATTTAATATCATCTTAGTGGTTCTT comes from Primulina huaijiensis isolate GDHJ02 chromosome 2, ASM1229523v2, whole genome shotgun sequence and encodes:
- the LOC140968716 gene encoding adenylyl-sulfate kinase 3-like, whose amino-acid sequence is MSSVGNSTNIFWHECPISKLDREKLLNQQGCVVWITGLSGSGKSTLACSLGRQLHSRGKLSYVLDGDNLRHGLNKNLGFSPEHRTENIRRVGEVAKLFADGGLICIASLISPYRKDRDACRALLPEDNFIEVFLNMPLELCEGRDPKGLYKLARAGKIKGFTGIDDPYEPPLNCEIELLQKDGICPTPNEMAGQVVSYLDDKGYLVAHPPVMTNHFT